ACGATCGCGTACGTGTTCCAGGTCGTGCTGTGGTTCGTACCGGGAACGGGAGGGTTGTTCAACGCGGCGCTGGGCGTACTGGGACCGATCGGCGAGGCGATCGCGCTCGCGCTGACGTCCGGGGTGGGACACGCATTAGTGGCGTTCATCGCGTTCGGGCTGGCGCTGGTCTCTGTCGGCCGGATCGTCGGTCCCGTCGTTCGGCCCTGGCTCGGGCGGTATCCGCTCCAGACGCTCGCGTTCGGCGCCGGCGGGGCGGTCGTACCGCTCGTCATCGCCAGCGTCGGTGTCGTCCGCCCGTCGGCCGAACCGACCCTCGTGATCCCGACGTTGGTCGGCGTGCTCGGGGCGACGTTCGTCGGCCTCACCGTCCTCACCCACAGATGGGTGCTCGAGTCGAGGCCGTCGCTCGAGTCGGGCTGGCGACGGTGGTCGCTCGGCCTCGGTGGCGCGGCGCTGTTCACCGCGACGATCGTCGGGGCCCTGTCTGGTCTCGCCCCACTTCTCGTCTTCGCCGGCGTCGCCGCGGCCATCGTCGTCTGGGACGTCGGTGAGAACGCGCTCACCCTCCGTCGGCAACTCGGGGCGGGCGTCGACACGCGCGAGGTCGAGACGATCCACGCGACCGGGAGCGTTGTGACCGGCGTCGCCGGCGTCGCCGTCGCGGCCGCCGCGCTCTACGGACTGGGTACCGTCTCGCCGCCGGACGAACGCTGGCAGGCCGTCGCGCCGGTCGCCCTCACGCTCGTCGCCGTCGTCACCTTCGCGCTGGCTCTGACTCGAGGGGTCGACTGGCGCCGGCTCCTGCCGCTCGAGTGGCTCTTCGAGCGGCTTCGGTCGACGGCCGAGCATCCGGCCCTCCTGGTGGCGATCGCCGTCTCCGCAGGGGCGGCCGCGTTCTACGGCCCCGCCGTGCTCGTGGTGGTGGGCCCGCTCGCGTTCGTCGCCATCCTGGTGTGGTACGAACTCGGCGCCGACCGTCGAGGGATGCCTCGACTCCCGCCGGGGAGTCCGTGATCGACACGAGTGGGGTCACCACGACTCGGTCTCTCGGCCGGCTGCGCTCGGCTCCGGTTCGAAGTCCTTATACTCGAGAGTTGGGTAGACTCGAGTAACTCGCTGGACGGCGGGCACCAGCGGGCACCTGTTCGGCAATCGCCACAGGCAGGGATGTGATCTACGCATCGTAGATTGAACCGGAAACGCCCGCGGACAACTATGGCACGAAGCTTCTACTCCCACATCAAGGAGGCATGGAAGACCCCCGGCGACGGTAAGCTCGGGGAGTTGCAGTGGCAACGAAAACAGAAGTGGCGCAAACAGGGCGCAATCGAGCGCATCGAGCGCCCGACCCGACTGGACAAGGCTCGCGAGCTGGGCTACAAGGCCAAGCAGGGCATCGTCCTCGCTCGCGTCGCCGTCCGCAAGGGGACCGCGCGCAAGCAGCGACACAAGGCAGGTCGCCGGACGAAGCGCCAGGGCGTCAACCGCATCGGCCGCCGGAAGAACATCCAGCGCATCGCCGAGGAGCGCGCCTCGCGCAAACATCCCAACCTGCGGGTGCTCAACAGCTACTGGGTCGGCGAGGACGGCAGCCAGAAGTGGTTCGAAGTGATCCTCGTGGATCCGAACCACCCTGCCATCCAGAACGACGACGACCTCAACTGG
This portion of the Natronobeatus ordinarius genome encodes:
- a CDS encoding DUF7519 family protein — its product is MTGSSVDPTSDGRGDLGPIVVLVAVVAALAIGVGTGRVVPTIVAALSGVVAAASVRAVTSPVLRRRAAGSCGLVGALAAGLWAVAVGNGLAGASAGGPVTVTVVLGSALAALTFLAVGATAVALEPGSRYASAVVRTARDSAITAAFVVVVLFLVLYGEVEAVAFVGRELFTLATATPAVAFVSLQLLVLLAVFLFGVAAFLLEPYTSEGDDLPTLETILERVKALPEAVTIAYVFQVVLWFVPGTGGLFNAALGVLGPIGEAIALALTSGVGHALVAFIAFGLALVSVGRIVGPVVRPWLGRYPLQTLAFGAGGAVVPLVIASVGVVRPSAEPTLVIPTLVGVLGATFVGLTVLTHRWVLESRPSLESGWRRWSLGLGGAALFTATIVGALSGLAPLLVFAGVAAAIVVWDVGENALTLRRQLGAGVDTREVETIHATGSVVTGVAGVAVAAAALYGLGTVSPPDERWQAVAPVALTLVAVVTFALALTRGVDWRRLLPLEWLFERLRSTAEHPALLVAIAVSAGAAAFYGPAVLVVVGPLAFVAILVWYELGADRRGMPRLPPGSP
- a CDS encoding 50S ribosomal protein L15e, which produces MARSFYSHIKEAWKTPGDGKLGELQWQRKQKWRKQGAIERIERPTRLDKARELGYKAKQGIVLARVAVRKGTARKQRHKAGRRTKRQGVNRIGRRKNIQRIAEERASRKHPNLRVLNSYWVGEDGSQKWFEVILVDPNHPAIQNDDDLNWICEDTQTNRAFRGLTSAGKQNRGLDNRGKGAEKVRPSNTGGQGRAK